From the genome of Hymenobacter cellulosilyticus, one region includes:
- a CDS encoding S8 family serine peptidase — MRRVAPGSPQTVRISVRQKDAFLTWAQQALPALKVKTVPAAGAAILQVENVTAAQLQQLSASPYVNFVDVPNRRAHDERQLNQSDLSVNKITTAHSRFPQLGGQGLTISIKEDSFDPTDIDFKGRVVSSNLFKQAASPHATAIATLVGGAGNSAPSGRGVAWQARLATSSYDNLLPDDGAILTQAGVSVQNHSYGVAAIENYYGLESQAYDQQSRQYPNLLHVFSSGNVGTQTSTEGRYAGIPKVANLTGQFKTSKNTLSVGATDEAGQVAPLSSRGPAYDGRIKPELVAFGAGGTSESAALVSGIGALVQQSYQLQNGGALPSAALVKAVLLNSADDTGRPGPDFDSGFGQVDAVGAVQTVQAKRYFLGSTAAAGLRTFPVTVPAGQQELKVTLAWADPEASPTTPQALINDLDLVLVHVASGRRWQPWVLSSYPHADSLTLLPKRRADHLNNVEQVSIAVPEAGSTSFRCAD; from the coding sequence GTGCGTCGGGTAGCCCCGGGCAGCCCGCAGACGGTGCGAATAAGTGTCCGGCAGAAAGATGCTTTCCTGACTTGGGCCCAACAGGCGCTGCCGGCCCTTAAGGTAAAAACCGTACCGGCGGCTGGCGCCGCTATTCTGCAAGTCGAGAACGTGACGGCCGCTCAATTGCAGCAACTCAGCGCCTCGCCCTACGTCAACTTTGTCGACGTGCCCAACCGTCGGGCTCACGATGAACGGCAGCTTAATCAGTCGGACCTTTCGGTCAATAAGATTACCACCGCGCATTCCCGGTTTCCCCAACTGGGTGGGCAGGGCCTGACTATTTCCATCAAAGAAGATTCTTTCGACCCAACCGATATTGATTTTAAGGGCCGTGTGGTGTCCAGCAACTTGTTTAAGCAAGCCGCTTCCCCGCACGCCACGGCTATTGCCACGCTGGTAGGCGGAGCCGGCAACTCGGCTCCTTCGGGTAGGGGAGTGGCCTGGCAGGCGCGCTTGGCCACTTCCAGCTACGACAACCTGCTCCCCGACGACGGAGCAATTCTAACTCAGGCCGGAGTTTCGGTGCAAAACCACTCTTATGGCGTAGCGGCCATTGAGAATTACTACGGCTTGGAGTCGCAGGCGTATGATCAGCAAAGCCGGCAGTACCCGAACTTGCTGCACGTGTTTTCGTCCGGTAACGTCGGCACCCAAACCAGTACCGAAGGCCGGTACGCGGGTATTCCCAAGGTGGCTAACCTGACCGGGCAGTTCAAAACGTCCAAGAACACCCTGAGCGTGGGAGCTACTGATGAAGCCGGCCAAGTGGCGCCGCTCAGCTCCCGCGGTCCGGCTTATGATGGGCGCATCAAGCCCGAGCTGGTAGCATTCGGAGCGGGTGGTACCTCCGAGTCGGCGGCGCTGGTGTCGGGCATTGGGGCCCTGGTGCAGCAGTCATACCAGCTGCAAAACGGTGGGGCGTTGCCTTCGGCCGCGCTGGTCAAGGCCGTGCTACTCAACAGCGCCGACGATACCGGCCGCCCCGGCCCCGATTTCGACAGCGGGTTTGGACAGGTAGATGCCGTAGGAGCCGTACAAACGGTGCAAGCCAAGCGTTATTTCCTGGGCTCAACGGCCGCCGCTGGCCTGCGCACCTTTCCGGTGACCGTGCCTGCCGGGCAGCAGGAACTGAAAGTAACCCTGGCCTGGGCCGACCCCGAGGCGTCGCCTACGACCCCGCAGGCGCTGATTAACGATTTGGACTTGGTGCTGGTGCACGTGGCTTCCGGCCGGCGCTGGCAGCCCTGGGTGCTGAGTTCTTATCCGCACGCCGACTCTCTGACCCTGCTTCCCAAGCGCCGGGCCGACCATCTTAATAACGTGGAGCAAGTCAGCATTGCCGTGCCTGAAGCCGGGAGTACATCATTCAGGTGCGCGGATTAG